AGGAGAGCTGGTTAAAAACCGCCAACGTGCGTTTGCGACACGCTGTATGCGGATAAACCAATCACAACAAACTGGGCCAACTGGCTAATTAGAGCAGAGAAGGCTCACAGAAAGGAGGGACTTAGACacaccaaatcgttgaactgCTTCAAATGAACCTTTTCAGCATTCTGAGAAATGAGGTGATGTATATTTtcagaaaataaacaaacaaattaacAACATTTTCCTGCAGGAATCCTTTTTGCAAATGGTGACAATTGGAAAACCATGAGAAGATTTGCTCTCTCAACTCTTAAAGACTTTGGAATGGGAAAGAAACTGAGTGAAGAGAAAATTATTCAGGAGACCCGATATCTGCGGGAAGTTTTTGAGACCTACCAAGGTATGGTTCATAAAAACCTTTTTAGGTGCTGTATGTATAACAAAATTTAATCTCTGTTTCTGTATCTCTTCCAGGAAATCCCTTTGATACAACACAACCTTTAAATTATGCTGTTTCCAACATCATCTCAGCTATTGTTTATGGAAATCGATTCGAATATGACGACCCAAAGTTTAAAGAAATGGTTAACAAGGCAAACCAGAACATCCTAAGGATCGGCTCTGCTGTCATACAGGTTCCcattttaaaatcttttctGATAATTCAGATACATTTGCTATTTATATGTGCACTTTTTAGAACTCTTTTCTTTCCAAATTGTATAATTTGcaatattttttcataaatcttTGTATGTACTGATTATTTATCCTTATGTCTAGAGATGTAACGATTACCAGTTTAATATTTAACCTTAATGAAAATTTTGGTTAGTATTACTacgtcattttttttatttacagtttaaCCATGCTAGTGTCACGGCTCGAAAACCCTTGTCCACCATCAACCAATTTAAGCAATAACATGAGATAAACACATTCTCATGTCTGCTCCTTTACTGACTGAATGTTCATATTTAGGGACATCGAGTTGTACTGACACATGTTTACTTAATATTTCTTTAGACAGATCcatcttttttctttatttatctttgtgtttattagaggactgacaacaacatacaaccatgtttagcactttcaacagtgttttatgtaatttcaaagggctTCCGGTGAAATGTATgtacacctctgcatgtgggtatgggaagcttttgaaatagGGGAAGGCCAAATCCAGGCTTAAATCtccaaaatagcctcagagtgcAACCCGCTAAGTTACATTTGGGGAACACGcctaaaaaatatatacctGTTATTGAGAACATGCAGCCCTGATGTTTATGTCATACTTTACTGACCTACAGATCTACAACATGTTTCCAGTTCTTGGGCCTTGGCTGGAGACCCGAAGACTGCTAATGGAAAGTATGGAAAGCAACATTTCTGAAATGCAGGTGCTGGTGGATCGCTTACGGGAGACCTTTAACCCTCTCGACTGCAGAGGATTAGTCGATGCCTTCCTCATCCAAAAACAAAGCTTAGAGGTAGAATATTATGAATGTATGCATCAGATGTGTGTGGTTTTTGACTTATATTAACTTTAATTCTCAACCTACATAATAATAAAGCATGCTTTCTGTGCCTTTAACAGCAATCTGGAGAAAATGATTCACAATTTAATGATCTGAACCTGCTCATGACTGTGGCCAACCTGTTTGTTGCCGGTACTGACACCACCGGTACAACGCTACGCTGGGGTTTACTGCTCATGGCCAAATATCCTCACATACACGGTCATACTGTATTTCTTCTGTctttaatgaaatgttgtaaaagGTCTCATTGATatgaaatgttttctgtgtgatCTTCTGGGTCATAGATCGTGTTCATGAGGAAATTGATAGGGTGCTTGATGGACGTGAACCGGTTACAGAGGACAGGAAGAATTTACCTTACACAGACGCTGTGATCCATGAAATCCAGAGACTGGCGAATATAGTGCCCTTGGATCTGCCACATAAAACCAGCTGTGATGTCAACTTCAATGGATATTTCATTAAGAAGGTCCGTCTTGATCAAATTAGAAATTATTCACACtttatagtctgttgtttaagTCAACTTATCCAAAGTATCtatcagtaatgtttttaaaatatgttctAAAATTTAGGGGACAAGTGTTTTGCCACTGCTGACGTCTGTTTTTAGGGATGAGAATGAGTGGGAGACGCCCAACACTTTCAACCCTGAACACTTCCTCAATGAGAACGGTCAGCTGATCAAACGTGATGCCTTTATGCCCTTCTCTGCAGGTAATAAACTTTCCCATTCTCATCAAATTCAATctgaattaaatgtgttaaagtTGTTTTAACACTTTTAACAGTAGAGTTCTGGTGGGAATAGCGTAGTCATGTTATGTATGTCATTTCAAACACAATCCCACAAACACATTTCTTTTCTCTCAGGTCGCAGGATGTGTTTAGGAGAGGGTTTGGCCAGGATGGAGCTCTTTCTTTTCTTCACTTCTCTTCTTCAGTGTTTTCACTTTACTCCTCCACCTGGAGTCTCTGAAGATGAATTGGATCTCACTGCAGTTGGGGGTATCATCTTGAACCCCTCACCACACAAACTGTGTGCAGTCAGTAGGGCAGAAAAACACAACCACAATCCATAAGTCAAAGTtggtatctttcaatagcaggggactattttcgggcactgtgtaatatcattgtgcctgctgcagccatgttacggcagcaaagtccttgattattacgccagaatgagagtatagttcgtagccatatcggcctagaaaatcgcatcttttaattttccgtcgatcttagtacatgatgaaactacagaagagtcaagttttaaataggaaaaatattgaaactcttgttttttttttgagcgcgatgctcatggtctaatcagattcaataaatttgtgctaagctatgctaaaagtgctagcgccagacctggagatcagctgaatggatttcaaaacggtaaaaatcaaatgtttaactctaggggagctggaaaatgagcatattttccaaaaaagtggagtttccATTTAAACCTttgaaaaataaggctactaattCTTAtgttttttggcataaaagaaaaatctgtaattttgacaaatacaatgtattgttagctattgctacaaatatacctgtgcatCTTATGTCTGGTTTTGTGgcccagggtcacatatgtgatTATGATCAAATGCATGAAGATGTGTTTAATGTGCAGTACCATCAATACCACACACTAGTACTGTCATTGTTGTTTTATGTTGCACTTCTtcaataaacagaaaaaaaatacagagaaaacatcatatttcactAAAACTACTGATATTTATTTTCATATGAAAAttcaaaaacatgttttaaataagaaaactcTTCTCTTGGACAGTTTCTTGCTGGTCTTGAAATTTTGGACAGTTAACATGTAATAATGTACAATAATATAAACCAACGTCTCTTAGTAACGATGCTACAATAACGCTAAACTTctattatttaacttaaaatgtacttaaaagcAAACACGAATTTATAGCTACAATAATGCCGAACTGTCATATGCCCATTTCAGATTTTCTGCAGGATTTGCTCACAGGGCGTGTATAACGTGGCCCATCATTTGAATTTTCGAGGACTTCTGTTTTTACTCTTTGTGGTAGTGTTACgattttaagttattttgacAAATGTCAAAAGTGAGATTGTGAactgcaaccaatggctcagtccacagctcaccccctttttcgaaacgcatagagaagctacgatagccgctACGGGACAAACACATCGTCGTCtctctatagagcagtttgtctgtttagggctattgtagaaacatgaaagcgacttccatgtaaggggaccaggggtgtatgtagataaaaacaaaacattttaagttaataaaaacaatacagttcattatgtaaggtcttatACAACACTGAATATATAGATATGTATTTGTGAAACACTAGCACGTCCCTAGTGAGCGATAAATTCGTCTGTGAATCTACCCTGTGAGAAACATCTCTCAGAGAAAATACATCTACTTCATTACAGCTCGAAACAAAGGCGATGCAATTCGTAAGAATAAACACTTTTAGGCACGCCAGCTTGGCCACATCACTGCAAGAGTGCTACAAGGGGTTATAATGTGAACTGTCGTCTATTCAATTTAGGCATTGTGCTGAATCCAAGTTTTCGACATATGTTTCATTGCTGGATTTTCAGACGTTCTCCACCTTAATAATGTTCAGCTCTGTTTCGTGTGGAGACACTGGAAGACTGGAGGGCTGGTTAGGTGGACTACAACTCTGGAAAGTTCCATTCGAACTGGTTGAGGGCATATCTACCGATTTATTATTCATGCCTGTGTATGAGTCTGTGTGCGACTGCGTATAGGGTGAATGGGAAAACGTTTGCGAATGGGTGAACGAGGGCACGCCGGTGTTTGGGCACTGCTGAAATCCGTTCATGGTGGCTGGGCTAAGCTGGTCCAGAGAGAACCCCTCAATGCCCTCGAGTCCCGAGTCGTGGATCTCGTTGTATCGCGTCTGTGCTTGACTGCACTGAGCGTAGATGCCCTGGTTGGGGGCGGCCTGGCTGAAGGGTTCAGAGGAGGCCAGGGAACAGGACGCTGGTAACGTTGAGGAAGACGGTGACTGCAGTACGTTGCAGGGTTCTAGTCTGGTCGCCACTTCTTGAAGGGTGCTGAGGATCTGCTTCTGGACCTGAGTCTGCTGGGCTTGCTCTCTTTCCAACCGGCCTTGTTGTTCTGCCATCATCCTCAGCGCTACGCCCAGATTTCTCAGTTCGGAGCTCAAGGACTGAATCTGCTCTTGCAGGCCGCTCACAGCTCCGGGGTCAAGGATGTTCCTCTGGGGAGGAGGGGAAGATTGGCTGGTCACGTTTTGGACTCGTGCAGGAGGACCTGCGTTTTGGGATGTATTCCCAGCTGCGGCCGGGTCTGGGGGGCGGACGGCTATGCGAGGAGGATGTTGAAGGGTGCGAACGGGAGTGCCTGTCCTTTGCATCCATCTCTTGGGAGGAAAGGGTCCTTGGTGTGAGCCCCTCTGAGGAAtaaagatttaaataaagatcacatttgtttgtgatttacttttttctacataaaatcttcctacataatgtaaagaacagtcAGTgcaaatataatcttgatatctttaatattgtctGAGTAAGAATATGTCAAAAATttatgtgaaatcaaactttgatgctcaaaatctcatcattagatttatgagactttagcctgcctggatttcacagacaggagaACATAATATGCGCTTACATATAGGGGTGGGagattttgttattaaaatcttAGTTTTCATAATTCTTACAATAAAGCTCagtgaagataaacagtcagtgatgaaataaggataataaataataatgtatataaataaatcttattaaaggtagaaaagtgatatTGTTAaaagattttctctcaatgctgtttgattaacttTAAACAGGAGCAAAATTAAGTAAGTGTATATATTACTTAATAGTGTATATATTAAGTAATATATACactagggctgggaaaagattaatcgcgattaatcgcttacaaagtaaaagtaatttttgcgtaatatatgtgtgtaattattgtgtatatttaaccacacacacatacatatattcatgtcagatttttttatttatataacaattttttatatttataaataatatagaatatataaaaatataaataaatatatatacacatgtaattgttttttaaatacacacatgaatatgtgtatttatatgttcataataattacacacagcactcactcatatattatgccaaaaatcacttttattttgtatgcgattaatcgcgattaatcttttcccagcccaCATATTGAGACTACAAGCTAGCTAAAGCCGAAAAATTTAGCATATCCACGTCTGAATTTCACACGCAAATGAAGCGCGttaacttaaaatgttcaagcaacCAACTATGCGTGAACAGCGCAAATTATTCGCTTCATTCGCCTTTGATGTAAATGCGGTTCTGTCTTTTTGAGCCGttccagggtttcccgcagcactttgcagttcgggcggcccgcctaagctgggaaaccctacccccttaactaggtcgtcccaAAAAATTCGAATTTTGatgcatatatgtatttaaggccaataaagcagCAAAAATGCTCACAAGCTCAATGAGCAGCAGCTTGCACGCTCCTCTCACACAGAAACAGTGCGCATATAGccctgttgtttgtgtttcgaCGGCTTAAAATTACTGCGGTGCTTAAAACGTGTACAAACATTACGTTTTCGTGACCATGCACACAGCAATCCTGATAGAGATGATATTCCAACATCTCTACcagttgacaaatttctaccggttcATCACCCACACCTAATAAATAGTACAcgattttttatgataattcCAAACTTACCATATTTGGAG
This window of the Misgurnus anguillicaudatus chromosome 19, ASM2758022v2, whole genome shotgun sequence genome carries:
- the LOC141349068 gene encoding cytochrome P450 2K1-like — protein: MALVETLLLNVSSTGALLAALLLLLVIYYWLRSPEDDQEPPGPKPLPLVGNLHILDLKQLHVSLWNLSKKYGSVFKVHLGPKKIVVLSGFKTVKQALVNQAEEFGERDIMPIFQDINKRHGILFANGDNWKTMRRFALSTLKDFGMGKKLSEEKIIQETRYLREVFETYQGNPFDTTQPLNYAVSNIISAIVYGNRFEYDDPKFKEMVNKANQNILRIGSAVIQIYNMFPVLGPWLETRRLLMESMESNISEMQVLVDRLRETFNPLDCRGLVDAFLIQKQSLEQSGENDSQFNDLNLLMTVANLFVAGTDTTGTTLRWGLLLMAKYPHIHDRVHEEIDRVLDGREPVTEDRKNLPYTDAVIHEIQRLANIVPLDLPHKTSCDVNFNGYFIKKGTSVLPLLTSVFRDENEWETPNTFNPEHFLNENGQLIKRDAFMPFSAGRRMCLGEGLARMELFLFFTSLLQCFHFTPPPGVSEDELDLTAVGGIILNPSPHKLCAVSRAEKHNHNP
- the LOC129422021 gene encoding uncharacterized protein produces the protein MGRLDDAAKRKVVELREAGLSFRKIKAVLELENIKVSAQAIYLFLKEFQGRARREDGAAGRTGHAVPTSVREVGSSETRQVGWSDQQLRNLLREASRVAASQQATSSSAGQSSGTASRGEAQEREKDEDIRIVSVTSLAQGTQHAGVQVPRSGGGTGAMSAANFARRRHTPSPANPVLVARRRLLDKALLHRARVREGGPQTGQQVPLSVRRDQSCFTGPDGRKVGLPQTASYDLTRAPNMRGSHQGPFPPKRWMQRTGTPVRTLQHPPRIAVRPPDPAAAGNTSQNAGPPARVQNVTSQSSPPPQRNILDPGAVSGLQEQIQSLSSELRNLGVALRMMAEQQGRLEREQAQQTQVQKQILSTLQEVATRLEPCNVLQSPSSSTLPASCSLASSEPFSQAAPNQGIYAQCSQAQTRYNEIHDSGLEGIEGFSLDQLSPATMNGFQQCPNTGVPSFTHSQTFSHSPYTQSHTDSYTGMNNKSVDMPSTSSNGTFQSCSPPNQPSSLPVSPHETELNIIKVENV